The region AGTATCTTTTTGTGACGCGATGTTCTTTGATCGCCCGCGCCATTCTCTCTACCGCTTTGGATGATCGAGCAAACATCACAATCCCACTCACATCCTTGTCTAACCGATGAAGCGATTTTAAAAAGATCGTTTCTTTGTGATATTTTTTTTGAAGCAGGCTCTTCACCTCATTTTCAAGGGATTGAGATTCTCTGTCTGTGGATTGAGTCAAAAGAGCTGCCGGTTTTTCCACAATGATGAGATGATGATCCTCAAATAAAACATTCATGAAGAGCGTTGCCTCAACACTTCATAGAGTAAAAGTGTTGTTGCATTGGCAACATTGAGCGAATCGGCATGCCCTTTCATCGGAATGTACACCTGCTCAAATGCGCGATCAAACCACACCTCAGTAAGACCCACTTGTTCAGTCCCCATCGCAATAGCTAACCCTGAGCGATAATCAACAGCCGTATACAGTTGCGTTGCAGAAGGCGTCGTTGCCACAACTTTAACGCGGTAGCGCTTGAATAATTCAATGGCTTCTTGTGTTGTCATTTGAAAAATCGGAACCGTAAAGAGCGTTCCCACACTCGCTCTGACAACATTTGGATTAAAGACATCCGTACACTCATTACAAACCACCAGCCCATCAACACCCGCCGCATCACATGATCGCAAAATAGCGCCTAAATTCCCCGGCTTTTCAATCGACTCAGCTACACATAAAAAAGGAGTTTTTGTCGTCTCAAGCAATCGTTCAAGCTCAACACACCCCAGTCGCTTCTGCTTTGCAATCAAAGCCATACCATCCGGGCGATCGCGCATTGAAATCTTTTGAAACACCTCTTTAGACACTTCAAAAATCTCTGCCCCCTTCATCTGAATATTGCGAATTAACGCCCATTCATTGTCCTTTAAAAAAAGAGCGGGACAACAAAAAATCATATCAATATCGACATGACCTTCAAACGCGCGCAAACTTTCCCGATATCCTTCAATAAAAAAAAGCCCCGTCTTATCCCGATCGCGCTTATCTTTTAATTTGACAATGAGTTTGATTTTGGGATTTTGAACACTTTCTATCTTAATGCAATCTCTATTGACCATGACGTTGCCACCTCGCAAAACTGCCCACCGGAAGAACAAACCTTTCATTGCCCTCGATCAGCATTTCCCCTGACTCGAAGGCCACATTTCCCCATACCT is a window of Simkaniaceae bacterium DNA encoding:
- a CDS encoding RNA methyltransferase gives rise to the protein MVNRDCIKIESVQNPKIKLIVKLKDKRDRDKTGLFFIEGYRESLRAFEGHVDIDMIFCCPALFLKDNEWALIRNIQMKGAEIFEVSKEVFQKISMRDRPDGMALIAKQKRLGCVELERLLETTKTPFLCVAESIEKPGNLGAILRSCDAAGVDGLVVCNECTDVFNPNVVRASVGTLFTVPIFQMTTQEAIELFKRYRVKVVATTPSATQLYTAVDYRSGLAIAMGTEQVGLTEVWFDRAFEQVYIPMKGHADSLNVANATTLLLYEVLRQRSS